A genomic stretch from Vulpes lagopus strain Blue_001 chromosome 11, ASM1834538v1, whole genome shotgun sequence includes:
- the SNX32 gene encoding sorting nexin-32 isoform X4, whose protein sequence is MVSLMANLIPNRKAWLRRAGGSHACPQVTPGGEGRAAPSAGRVPSLGPAPGDETAGAGRHWPAAQYSCAAAKKKGDGRASGWEGEQEKSMCFVDKPMPLGTKSSEWSGLRIPSKGQPSSVSVDLQGDSSLQVEISDAVSERDKVKFTVQTKSCLPHLTQMEFSVVRQHEEFIWLHDAYVENEEYAGLIIPPAPPRPDFEASREKLQKLGEGDSSITREEFAKMKQELEAEYLAIFKKTVAMHEVFLQRLAAHPTLRQDHNFFVFLEYGQDLSVRGKNRKELLGGFLRNIVKSADEALITRMSGLKEVDDFFEHERTFLLEYHTRIRDACLRADRVMYSHKCLADNYIPISAALNSLGVQEVNQLKMSFLKLAEFFERLRKLEGRVASDEDLKLSDMLKYYMRDSQAAKDLLYRRLRALADYENANKALDKARTRNREVRTAESYQQRCCQRFERLSDSAKQELMDFKSRRVISFRKNLIELAELELKHAKGKPKPHPHPKVPGLSREDRAK, encoded by the exons ATGGTGTCGCTCATGGCGAACCTGATACCCAATCGAAAGGCGTGGCTGCGAAGGGCCGGCGGGAGCCACGCCTGCCCCCAGGTGACTCCAGGCGGGGAGGGGAGAGCCGCTCCGTCAGCTGGTAGGGTCCCGAGCCTCGGGCCCGCTCCCGGGGACGAAACTGCTGGAGCGGGCCGGCATTGGCCAGCCGCGCAATACTCGTGTGCTGCAGCCAAGAAGAAGGGTGATGGAAGGGCGTCAGGCTGGGAAGGAGAGCAAG agAAATCCATGTGTTTTGTTGACAAGCCAATGCCTCTTGGCACTAAAAGCAGCGAATGGAGTGGTCTCAGGATCCCCTCAAAAGGG cagccctccTCCGTGTCAGTGGATCTGCAGGGAGACAGCTCCTTACAGGTGGAGATCTCTGATGCAGTGAGCGAGCGGGACAAGGTGAAGTTCACCGTTCAAACCAAG AGCTGCCTCCCTCACTTGACCCAGATGGAGTTCTCAGTTGTGCGACAGCATGAGGAGTTCATCTGGCTACATGATGCCTACGTGGAAAATGAGGAGTACGCCGGTCTCATT atccccccagcccctccaagGCCAGACTTTGAGGCTTCAAGGGAAAAGCTGCAGAAGTTGGGTGAGGGGGACAGCTCCATCACGAGGGAAGAGTTTGCCAAAATGAAGCAGGAGCTGGAAGC GGAGTATCTTGCCATCTTTAAGAAGACAGTTGCAATGCATGAGGTCTTTCTGCAGCGCCTGGCGGCCCACCCTACCCTGCGCCAAGACCAcaacttctttgtctttttggaATATGGCCAGGAT CTGAGTGTCCGAGGAAAGAACAGGAAGGAGCTCCTTGGGGGATTTCTGAGGAATATCGTTAAATCTGCAGATGAAGCCCTCATCACCAGGATGTCAGGGCTTAAG GAGGTGGATGACTTCTTTGAGCATGAGAGGACCTTCCTGCTGGAGTACCACACCCGCATCCGGGACGCCTGCCTGCGGGCAGACCGTGTCATGTACTCCCACAAGT GCCTGGCAGACAATTATATTCCTATCTCTGCTGCACTGAATAGTCTGGGAGTACAAGAAGTCAACCAGCTGAAGAT GAGCTTCCTCAAACTGGCAGAATTCTTCGAAAGGCTAAGG AAGCTGGAGGGCCGAGTGGCATCTGATGAGGACCTTAAGCTGTCAGACATGCTGAAATACTACATGCGAGACTCACAGGCAGCTAAG GACTTGCTGTACCGGCGGCTCCGAGCACTGGCTGACTATGAGAACGCCAACAAGGCACTGGACAAAGCACGCACCAGGAACCGCGAAGTGCGGACTGCTGAGAGCTACCAGCAGCGATGCTGCCAACGCTTCGAGCGCCTCTCCGACTCAGCCAAGCAGG aGCTCATGGATTTCAAGTCCCGCCGTGTCATCTCCTTCCGCAAGAATCTCATAGAGTTGGCAGAGCTGGAGCTCAAACACGCCAAG GGCAAgcccaagccccacccccacccaaaggTGCCAGGTCTTTCAAGAGAAGATAGGGCAAAATGA
- the SNX32 gene encoding sorting nexin-32 isoform X6, with amino-acid sequence MEGRQAGKESKQPSSVSVDLQGDSSLQVEISDAVSERDKVKFTVQTKSCLPHLTQMEFSVVRQHEEFIWLHDAYVENEEYAGLIIPPAPPRPDFEASREKLQKLGEGDSSITREEFAKMKQELEAEYLAIFKKTVAMHEVFLQRLAAHPTLRQDHNFFVFLEYGQDLSVRGKNRKELLGGFLRNIVKSADEALITRMSGLKEVDDFFEHERTFLLEYHTRIRDACLRADRVMYSHKCLADNYIPISAALNSLGVQEVNQLKMSFLKLAEFFERLRKLEGRVASDEDLKLSDMLKYYMRDSQAAKDLLYRRLRALADYENANKALDKARTRNREVRTAESYQQRCCQRFERLSDSAKQGKSHGPRASATGLPTLPGSPFLLPPLSRAHGFQVPPCHLLPQESHRVGRAGAQTRQGQHPTSLEHPSHPQGGALELPEPVVGPLETKVPQISHKMPPSPPQQPLAMPHHLPGQAQAPPPPKGARSFKRR; translated from the exons ATGGAAGGGCGTCAGGCTGGGAAGGAGAGCAAG cagccctccTCCGTGTCAGTGGATCTGCAGGGAGACAGCTCCTTACAGGTGGAGATCTCTGATGCAGTGAGCGAGCGGGACAAGGTGAAGTTCACCGTTCAAACCAAG AGCTGCCTCCCTCACTTGACCCAGATGGAGTTCTCAGTTGTGCGACAGCATGAGGAGTTCATCTGGCTACATGATGCCTACGTGGAAAATGAGGAGTACGCCGGTCTCATT atccccccagcccctccaagGCCAGACTTTGAGGCTTCAAGGGAAAAGCTGCAGAAGTTGGGTGAGGGGGACAGCTCCATCACGAGGGAAGAGTTTGCCAAAATGAAGCAGGAGCTGGAAGC GGAGTATCTTGCCATCTTTAAGAAGACAGTTGCAATGCATGAGGTCTTTCTGCAGCGCCTGGCGGCCCACCCTACCCTGCGCCAAGACCAcaacttctttgtctttttggaATATGGCCAGGAT CTGAGTGTCCGAGGAAAGAACAGGAAGGAGCTCCTTGGGGGATTTCTGAGGAATATCGTTAAATCTGCAGATGAAGCCCTCATCACCAGGATGTCAGGGCTTAAG GAGGTGGATGACTTCTTTGAGCATGAGAGGACCTTCCTGCTGGAGTACCACACCCGCATCCGGGACGCCTGCCTGCGGGCAGACCGTGTCATGTACTCCCACAAGT GCCTGGCAGACAATTATATTCCTATCTCTGCTGCACTGAATAGTCTGGGAGTACAAGAAGTCAACCAGCTGAAGAT GAGCTTCCTCAAACTGGCAGAATTCTTCGAAAGGCTAAGG AAGCTGGAGGGCCGAGTGGCATCTGATGAGGACCTTAAGCTGTCAGACATGCTGAAATACTACATGCGAGACTCACAGGCAGCTAAG GACTTGCTGTACCGGCGGCTCCGAGCACTGGCTGACTATGAGAACGCCAACAAGGCACTGGACAAAGCACGCACCAGGAACCGCGAAGTGCGGACTGCTGAGAGCTACCAGCAGCGATGCTGCCAACGCTTCGAGCGCCTCTCCGACTCAGCCAAGCAGGGTAAGTCTCATGGCCCCAGAGCCTCAGCAACTGGGTTGCCTACCCTGCCAGGGTCCccatttctcctccctcccctctccagaGCTCATGGATTTCAAGTCCCGCCGTGTCATCTCCTTCCGCAAGAATCTCATAGAGTTGGCAGAGCTGGAGCTCAAACACGCCAAG GCCAGCACCCTACTTCTCTGGAACACCCTTCTCACCCTCAAGGGGGAGCCTTAGAGCTGCCAGAGCCTGTTGTGGGCCCTTTGGAGACAAAAGTCCCCCAGATTTCCCACAAGATGCCACCTTCCCCACCACAGCAGCCACTAGCCATGCCCCATCATCTCCCAGGGCAAgcccaagccccacccccacccaaaggTGCCAGGTCTTTCAAGAGAAGATAG
- the SNX32 gene encoding sorting nexin-32 isoform X7, producing MEGRQAGKESKPSSVSVDLQGDSSLQVEISDAVSERDKVKFTVQTKSCLPHLTQMEFSVVRQHEEFIWLHDAYVENEEYAGLIIPPAPPRPDFEASREKLQKLGEGDSSITREEFAKMKQELEAEYLAIFKKTVAMHEVFLQRLAAHPTLRQDHNFFVFLEYGQDLSVRGKNRKELLGGFLRNIVKSADEALITRMSGLKEVDDFFEHERTFLLEYHTRIRDACLRADRVMYSHKCLADNYIPISAALNSLGVQEVNQLKMSFLKLAEFFERLRKLEGRVASDEDLKLSDMLKYYMRDSQAAKDLLYRRLRALADYENANKALDKARTRNREVRTAESYQQRCCQRFERLSDSAKQGKSHGPRASATGLPTLPGSPFLLPPLSRAHGFQVPPCHLLPQESHRVGRAGAQTRQGQHPTSLEHPSHPQGGALELPEPVVGPLETKVPQISHKMPPSPPQQPLAMPHHLPGQAQAPPPPKGARSFKRR from the exons ATGGAAGGGCGTCAGGCTGGGAAGGAGAGCAAG ccctccTCCGTGTCAGTGGATCTGCAGGGAGACAGCTCCTTACAGGTGGAGATCTCTGATGCAGTGAGCGAGCGGGACAAGGTGAAGTTCACCGTTCAAACCAAG AGCTGCCTCCCTCACTTGACCCAGATGGAGTTCTCAGTTGTGCGACAGCATGAGGAGTTCATCTGGCTACATGATGCCTACGTGGAAAATGAGGAGTACGCCGGTCTCATT atccccccagcccctccaagGCCAGACTTTGAGGCTTCAAGGGAAAAGCTGCAGAAGTTGGGTGAGGGGGACAGCTCCATCACGAGGGAAGAGTTTGCCAAAATGAAGCAGGAGCTGGAAGC GGAGTATCTTGCCATCTTTAAGAAGACAGTTGCAATGCATGAGGTCTTTCTGCAGCGCCTGGCGGCCCACCCTACCCTGCGCCAAGACCAcaacttctttgtctttttggaATATGGCCAGGAT CTGAGTGTCCGAGGAAAGAACAGGAAGGAGCTCCTTGGGGGATTTCTGAGGAATATCGTTAAATCTGCAGATGAAGCCCTCATCACCAGGATGTCAGGGCTTAAG GAGGTGGATGACTTCTTTGAGCATGAGAGGACCTTCCTGCTGGAGTACCACACCCGCATCCGGGACGCCTGCCTGCGGGCAGACCGTGTCATGTACTCCCACAAGT GCCTGGCAGACAATTATATTCCTATCTCTGCTGCACTGAATAGTCTGGGAGTACAAGAAGTCAACCAGCTGAAGAT GAGCTTCCTCAAACTGGCAGAATTCTTCGAAAGGCTAAGG AAGCTGGAGGGCCGAGTGGCATCTGATGAGGACCTTAAGCTGTCAGACATGCTGAAATACTACATGCGAGACTCACAGGCAGCTAAG GACTTGCTGTACCGGCGGCTCCGAGCACTGGCTGACTATGAGAACGCCAACAAGGCACTGGACAAAGCACGCACCAGGAACCGCGAAGTGCGGACTGCTGAGAGCTACCAGCAGCGATGCTGCCAACGCTTCGAGCGCCTCTCCGACTCAGCCAAGCAGGGTAAGTCTCATGGCCCCAGAGCCTCAGCAACTGGGTTGCCTACCCTGCCAGGGTCCccatttctcctccctcccctctccagaGCTCATGGATTTCAAGTCCCGCCGTGTCATCTCCTTCCGCAAGAATCTCATAGAGTTGGCAGAGCTGGAGCTCAAACACGCCAAG GCCAGCACCCTACTTCTCTGGAACACCCTTCTCACCCTCAAGGGGGAGCCTTAGAGCTGCCAGAGCCTGTTGTGGGCCCTTTGGAGACAAAAGTCCCCCAGATTTCCCACAAGATGCCACCTTCCCCACCACAGCAGCCACTAGCCATGCCCCATCATCTCCCAGGGCAAgcccaagccccacccccacccaaaggTGCCAGGTCTTTCAAGAGAAGATAG
- the SNX32 gene encoding sorting nexin-32 isoform X2 produces MVSLMANLIPNRKAWLRRAGGSHACPQVTPGGEGRAAPSAGRVPSLGPAPGDETAGAGRHWPAAQYSCAAAKKKGDGRASGWEGEQEKSMCFVDKPMPLGTKSSEWSGLRIPSKGQPSSVSVDLQGDSSLQVEISDAVSERDKVKFTVQTKMEFSVVRQHEEFIWLHDAYVENEEYAGLIIPPAPPRPDFEASREKLQKLGEGDSSITREEFAKMKQELEAEYLAIFKKTVAMHEVFLQRLAAHPTLRQDHNFFVFLEYGQDLSVRGKNRKELLGGFLRNIVKSADEALITRMSGLKEVDDFFEHERTFLLEYHTRIRDACLRADRVMYSHKCLADNYIPISAALNSLGVQEVNQLKMSFLKLAEFFERLRKLEGRVASDEDLKLSDMLKYYMRDSQAAKDLLYRRLRALADYENANKALDKARTRNREVRTAESYQQRCCQRFERLSDSAKQGKSHGPRASATGLPTLPGSPFLLPPLSRAHGFQVPPCHLLPQESHRVGRAGAQTRQGQHPTSLEHPSHPQGGALELPEPVVGPLETKVPQISHKMPPSPPQQPLAMPHHLPGQAQAPPPPKGARSFKRR; encoded by the exons ATGGTGTCGCTCATGGCGAACCTGATACCCAATCGAAAGGCGTGGCTGCGAAGGGCCGGCGGGAGCCACGCCTGCCCCCAGGTGACTCCAGGCGGGGAGGGGAGAGCCGCTCCGTCAGCTGGTAGGGTCCCGAGCCTCGGGCCCGCTCCCGGGGACGAAACTGCTGGAGCGGGCCGGCATTGGCCAGCCGCGCAATACTCGTGTGCTGCAGCCAAGAAGAAGGGTGATGGAAGGGCGTCAGGCTGGGAAGGAGAGCAAG agAAATCCATGTGTTTTGTTGACAAGCCAATGCCTCTTGGCACTAAAAGCAGCGAATGGAGTGGTCTCAGGATCCCCTCAAAAGGG cagccctccTCCGTGTCAGTGGATCTGCAGGGAGACAGCTCCTTACAGGTGGAGATCTCTGATGCAGTGAGCGAGCGGGACAAGGTGAAGTTCACCGTTCAAACCAAG ATGGAGTTCTCAGTTGTGCGACAGCATGAGGAGTTCATCTGGCTACATGATGCCTACGTGGAAAATGAGGAGTACGCCGGTCTCATT atccccccagcccctccaagGCCAGACTTTGAGGCTTCAAGGGAAAAGCTGCAGAAGTTGGGTGAGGGGGACAGCTCCATCACGAGGGAAGAGTTTGCCAAAATGAAGCAGGAGCTGGAAGC GGAGTATCTTGCCATCTTTAAGAAGACAGTTGCAATGCATGAGGTCTTTCTGCAGCGCCTGGCGGCCCACCCTACCCTGCGCCAAGACCAcaacttctttgtctttttggaATATGGCCAGGAT CTGAGTGTCCGAGGAAAGAACAGGAAGGAGCTCCTTGGGGGATTTCTGAGGAATATCGTTAAATCTGCAGATGAAGCCCTCATCACCAGGATGTCAGGGCTTAAG GAGGTGGATGACTTCTTTGAGCATGAGAGGACCTTCCTGCTGGAGTACCACACCCGCATCCGGGACGCCTGCCTGCGGGCAGACCGTGTCATGTACTCCCACAAGT GCCTGGCAGACAATTATATTCCTATCTCTGCTGCACTGAATAGTCTGGGAGTACAAGAAGTCAACCAGCTGAAGAT GAGCTTCCTCAAACTGGCAGAATTCTTCGAAAGGCTAAGG AAGCTGGAGGGCCGAGTGGCATCTGATGAGGACCTTAAGCTGTCAGACATGCTGAAATACTACATGCGAGACTCACAGGCAGCTAAG GACTTGCTGTACCGGCGGCTCCGAGCACTGGCTGACTATGAGAACGCCAACAAGGCACTGGACAAAGCACGCACCAGGAACCGCGAAGTGCGGACTGCTGAGAGCTACCAGCAGCGATGCTGCCAACGCTTCGAGCGCCTCTCCGACTCAGCCAAGCAGGGTAAGTCTCATGGCCCCAGAGCCTCAGCAACTGGGTTGCCTACCCTGCCAGGGTCCccatttctcctccctcccctctccagaGCTCATGGATTTCAAGTCCCGCCGTGTCATCTCCTTCCGCAAGAATCTCATAGAGTTGGCAGAGCTGGAGCTCAAACACGCCAAG GCCAGCACCCTACTTCTCTGGAACACCCTTCTCACCCTCAAGGGGGAGCCTTAGAGCTGCCAGAGCCTGTTGTGGGCCCTTTGGAGACAAAAGTCCCCCAGATTTCCCACAAGATGCCACCTTCCCCACCACAGCAGCCACTAGCCATGCCCCATCATCTCCCAGGGCAAgcccaagccccacccccacccaaaggTGCCAGGTCTTTCAAGAGAAGATAG
- the SNX32 gene encoding sorting nexin-32 isoform X3 produces the protein MVSLMANLIPNRKAWLRRAGGSHACPQVTPGGEGRAAPSAGRVPSLGPAPGDETAGAGRHWPAAQYSCAAAKKKGDGRASGWEGEQEKSMCFVDKPMPLGTKSSEWSGLRIPSKGQPSSVSVDLQGDSSLQVEISDAVSERDKVKFTVQTKSCLPHLTQMEFSVVRQHEEFIWLHDAYVENEEYAGLIIPPAPPRPDFEASREKLQKLGEGDSSITREEFAKMKQELEAEYLAIFKKTVAMHEVFLQRLAAHPTLRQDHNFFVFLEYGQDLSVRGKNRKELLGGFLRNIVKSADEALITRMSGLKEVDDFFEHERTFLLEYHTRIRDACLRADRVMYSHKCLADNYIPISAALNSLGVQEVNQLKMSFLKLAEFFERLRKLEGRVASDEDLKLSDMLKYYMRDSQAAKDLLYRRLRALADYENANKALDKARTRNREVRTAESYQQRCCQRFERLSDSAKQGKSHGPRASATGLPTLPGSPFLLPPLSRAHGFQVPPCHLLPQESHRVGRAGAQTRQGQAQAPPPPKGARSFKRR, from the exons ATGGTGTCGCTCATGGCGAACCTGATACCCAATCGAAAGGCGTGGCTGCGAAGGGCCGGCGGGAGCCACGCCTGCCCCCAGGTGACTCCAGGCGGGGAGGGGAGAGCCGCTCCGTCAGCTGGTAGGGTCCCGAGCCTCGGGCCCGCTCCCGGGGACGAAACTGCTGGAGCGGGCCGGCATTGGCCAGCCGCGCAATACTCGTGTGCTGCAGCCAAGAAGAAGGGTGATGGAAGGGCGTCAGGCTGGGAAGGAGAGCAAG agAAATCCATGTGTTTTGTTGACAAGCCAATGCCTCTTGGCACTAAAAGCAGCGAATGGAGTGGTCTCAGGATCCCCTCAAAAGGG cagccctccTCCGTGTCAGTGGATCTGCAGGGAGACAGCTCCTTACAGGTGGAGATCTCTGATGCAGTGAGCGAGCGGGACAAGGTGAAGTTCACCGTTCAAACCAAG AGCTGCCTCCCTCACTTGACCCAGATGGAGTTCTCAGTTGTGCGACAGCATGAGGAGTTCATCTGGCTACATGATGCCTACGTGGAAAATGAGGAGTACGCCGGTCTCATT atccccccagcccctccaagGCCAGACTTTGAGGCTTCAAGGGAAAAGCTGCAGAAGTTGGGTGAGGGGGACAGCTCCATCACGAGGGAAGAGTTTGCCAAAATGAAGCAGGAGCTGGAAGC GGAGTATCTTGCCATCTTTAAGAAGACAGTTGCAATGCATGAGGTCTTTCTGCAGCGCCTGGCGGCCCACCCTACCCTGCGCCAAGACCAcaacttctttgtctttttggaATATGGCCAGGAT CTGAGTGTCCGAGGAAAGAACAGGAAGGAGCTCCTTGGGGGATTTCTGAGGAATATCGTTAAATCTGCAGATGAAGCCCTCATCACCAGGATGTCAGGGCTTAAG GAGGTGGATGACTTCTTTGAGCATGAGAGGACCTTCCTGCTGGAGTACCACACCCGCATCCGGGACGCCTGCCTGCGGGCAGACCGTGTCATGTACTCCCACAAGT GCCTGGCAGACAATTATATTCCTATCTCTGCTGCACTGAATAGTCTGGGAGTACAAGAAGTCAACCAGCTGAAGAT GAGCTTCCTCAAACTGGCAGAATTCTTCGAAAGGCTAAGG AAGCTGGAGGGCCGAGTGGCATCTGATGAGGACCTTAAGCTGTCAGACATGCTGAAATACTACATGCGAGACTCACAGGCAGCTAAG GACTTGCTGTACCGGCGGCTCCGAGCACTGGCTGACTATGAGAACGCCAACAAGGCACTGGACAAAGCACGCACCAGGAACCGCGAAGTGCGGACTGCTGAGAGCTACCAGCAGCGATGCTGCCAACGCTTCGAGCGCCTCTCCGACTCAGCCAAGCAGGGTAAGTCTCATGGCCCCAGAGCCTCAGCAACTGGGTTGCCTACCCTGCCAGGGTCCccatttctcctccctcccctctccagaGCTCATGGATTTCAAGTCCCGCCGTGTCATCTCCTTCCGCAAGAATCTCATAGAGTTGGCAGAGCTGGAGCTCAAACACGCCAAG GGCAAgcccaagccccacccccacccaaaggTGCCAGGTCTTTCAAGAGAAGATAG
- the SNX32 gene encoding sorting nexin-32 isoform X1: protein MVSLMANLIPNRKAWLRRAGGSHACPQVTPGGEGRAAPSAGRVPSLGPAPGDETAGAGRHWPAAQYSCAAAKKKGDGRASGWEGEQEKSMCFVDKPMPLGTKSSEWSGLRIPSKGQPSSVSVDLQGDSSLQVEISDAVSERDKVKFTVQTKSCLPHLTQMEFSVVRQHEEFIWLHDAYVENEEYAGLIIPPAPPRPDFEASREKLQKLGEGDSSITREEFAKMKQELEAEYLAIFKKTVAMHEVFLQRLAAHPTLRQDHNFFVFLEYGQDLSVRGKNRKELLGGFLRNIVKSADEALITRMSGLKEVDDFFEHERTFLLEYHTRIRDACLRADRVMYSHKCLADNYIPISAALNSLGVQEVNQLKMSFLKLAEFFERLRKLEGRVASDEDLKLSDMLKYYMRDSQAAKDLLYRRLRALADYENANKALDKARTRNREVRTAESYQQRCCQRFERLSDSAKQGKSHGPRASATGLPTLPGSPFLLPPLSRAHGFQVPPCHLLPQESHRVGRAGAQTRQGQHPTSLEHPSHPQGGALELPEPVVGPLETKVPQISHKMPPSPPQQPLAMPHHLPGQAQAPPPPKGARSFKRR from the exons ATGGTGTCGCTCATGGCGAACCTGATACCCAATCGAAAGGCGTGGCTGCGAAGGGCCGGCGGGAGCCACGCCTGCCCCCAGGTGACTCCAGGCGGGGAGGGGAGAGCCGCTCCGTCAGCTGGTAGGGTCCCGAGCCTCGGGCCCGCTCCCGGGGACGAAACTGCTGGAGCGGGCCGGCATTGGCCAGCCGCGCAATACTCGTGTGCTGCAGCCAAGAAGAAGGGTGATGGAAGGGCGTCAGGCTGGGAAGGAGAGCAAG agAAATCCATGTGTTTTGTTGACAAGCCAATGCCTCTTGGCACTAAAAGCAGCGAATGGAGTGGTCTCAGGATCCCCTCAAAAGGG cagccctccTCCGTGTCAGTGGATCTGCAGGGAGACAGCTCCTTACAGGTGGAGATCTCTGATGCAGTGAGCGAGCGGGACAAGGTGAAGTTCACCGTTCAAACCAAG AGCTGCCTCCCTCACTTGACCCAGATGGAGTTCTCAGTTGTGCGACAGCATGAGGAGTTCATCTGGCTACATGATGCCTACGTGGAAAATGAGGAGTACGCCGGTCTCATT atccccccagcccctccaagGCCAGACTTTGAGGCTTCAAGGGAAAAGCTGCAGAAGTTGGGTGAGGGGGACAGCTCCATCACGAGGGAAGAGTTTGCCAAAATGAAGCAGGAGCTGGAAGC GGAGTATCTTGCCATCTTTAAGAAGACAGTTGCAATGCATGAGGTCTTTCTGCAGCGCCTGGCGGCCCACCCTACCCTGCGCCAAGACCAcaacttctttgtctttttggaATATGGCCAGGAT CTGAGTGTCCGAGGAAAGAACAGGAAGGAGCTCCTTGGGGGATTTCTGAGGAATATCGTTAAATCTGCAGATGAAGCCCTCATCACCAGGATGTCAGGGCTTAAG GAGGTGGATGACTTCTTTGAGCATGAGAGGACCTTCCTGCTGGAGTACCACACCCGCATCCGGGACGCCTGCCTGCGGGCAGACCGTGTCATGTACTCCCACAAGT GCCTGGCAGACAATTATATTCCTATCTCTGCTGCACTGAATAGTCTGGGAGTACAAGAAGTCAACCAGCTGAAGAT GAGCTTCCTCAAACTGGCAGAATTCTTCGAAAGGCTAAGG AAGCTGGAGGGCCGAGTGGCATCTGATGAGGACCTTAAGCTGTCAGACATGCTGAAATACTACATGCGAGACTCACAGGCAGCTAAG GACTTGCTGTACCGGCGGCTCCGAGCACTGGCTGACTATGAGAACGCCAACAAGGCACTGGACAAAGCACGCACCAGGAACCGCGAAGTGCGGACTGCTGAGAGCTACCAGCAGCGATGCTGCCAACGCTTCGAGCGCCTCTCCGACTCAGCCAAGCAGGGTAAGTCTCATGGCCCCAGAGCCTCAGCAACTGGGTTGCCTACCCTGCCAGGGTCCccatttctcctccctcccctctccagaGCTCATGGATTTCAAGTCCCGCCGTGTCATCTCCTTCCGCAAGAATCTCATAGAGTTGGCAGAGCTGGAGCTCAAACACGCCAAG GCCAGCACCCTACTTCTCTGGAACACCCTTCTCACCCTCAAGGGGGAGCCTTAGAGCTGCCAGAGCCTGTTGTGGGCCCTTTGGAGACAAAAGTCCCCCAGATTTCCCACAAGATGCCACCTTCCCCACCACAGCAGCCACTAGCCATGCCCCATCATCTCCCAGGGCAAgcccaagccccacccccacccaaaggTGCCAGGTCTTTCAAGAGAAGATAG